In Cellulomonas wangsupingiae, the genomic window GACCTCGCGCTCAAGCAGGCCACCATCAAGGCGGAGACCGACAAGGCGAACGCGGAGGCCAACGCCGCCGGTCAGCTCGCCCGCGCCGAGCAGGACAAGCTCGTCGCCCTGCAGGAGCGTGACGCCCTCGCGGAGAAGGCGAAGGTCACGGAGGAGCAGCTCGACATCGACGTCCGCAAGCCGGCCGAGGCGTCCGCGTACGCCGCCGTCCAGCAGGCCAACGCCGAGCGTGACGCCGCCAACGCGGCCGCCGAGGCCGACGCGTACCGCCGGATGAAGGTCGCCGAGGCGAACAAGATCGCCACGGTCCAGGACGCCGAGGCCGCGGCCGAGGCGACGATCCGCGCCGGTAACGCCGAGCGCGACCGGCAGCTCGCCGAGGCCAAGGCCCTCGAGGCCCTGGGTCTGGCGCGCGCCGCAGCCGCCCGCGCCGAGGGCCTGGCGCAGGCCGAGGCCACGCACGCGCAGGCCGAGGCGCTGCGCGAGCAGGGCGAGGCGGTCCTGGCGCAGCAGGTCATCGCGCTGCTGCCCGAGATCGTCCGCGCCGCGGCCGAGCCGATCGGCTCGATCGACCAGCTCACCGTGGTGTCGACCGACGGTGCGTCGGCCATGACGCGGACCGTCGGCCAGGTGCTGGGCGAGGGCCAGGAGGTCATCAAGTCCCTCACCGGCCTCGACCTCAGCTCGCTGGTCTCCAGCATCGCCCAGCAGGCCGTCGGCACCAACGGGTCGTCGCGCCACACGTCCTGACGTCGCAGGCACCGCACGGCGCACGCGCCCTCCCCGTGGGGTGGGCGCGTGCGTCCGGGCGGCTCAGCCCTCGACGGGCGTGAGCACGAAGACGGGGATCTCGCGGTCGGTCTTCGCCTGGTACTCGTCGTAGGCGGGCCACGTCGCGACGGCCCGCTGCCACCAGCGGGCGCGCTCGTCGCCCGTGACGAGCCGCGCGTCGTAGTCCTTGCGCACGGCTCCGTCCTGCAGCTCGACGCGCGGGTGCGCGGTGATGTTGTGGAACCACGTCGGGTTCTCGGGTGTCCCGCCCTTGGACGCGACGACCGCGTACTCCCCCTCGTGCTCGACGCGCATCAGCGGCGTCTTGCGGAGCTTGCCGCTCTTCGCGCCGAGGGTCGTCAGGATGATGACGGGGCGGCCGTCGAGCGTCGTGCCCTCGGTGCCTCCCGAGGACTCGTAGAGCTCCGCCTGCTTGCGTGCCCAGTCGCTGGGGCTGGGGGCATACTCACCGGTGAGGGGCATGCCGGTCACAACACCGCCGGCGGTGCGGACATTCCGCCCGGCACGGGACGACGTGGCTGGTCGCGGCCCCCCGCGTGTGCACCGCGCCGCACCCGACCTGAGGATGGTCGGCATGGTCCTGCCCACGCTGCCCACCCACCCGGTCGCCGACCCTGCCGCCGTCGTGCAGGGCGAGCACTACCGGATCACGGTCCTCACCGACGGTCTGCTACGCATCGAGCACTCGCCGGACGGCGTGTTCGAGGACAGCGCGTCGACGTTCGCGCTGCACCGCCGCCAGCCCGTGCCCGAGTTCCGGGTGGTCGACCAGGGCACCCACCTGGAGGTCGTGACGCGCAGGTTGCGGCTGACGTACGACAAGGGGCCGTTCACGACGAGCGGCCTGTCGGTCGCGGTGCTCGGCGCGATCACCACGTGGCACTCGGTGTGGCGGTACGGCCAGGACGACGACGGGCGCAACCTCGGGGGCACCGCGCGCACGCTCGACGAGGCCGACGGCGCGGTGCCGCTCGAGCCCGGCGTCGCCGGGCGCCACGGGTACGCCGTCGTCGACGACTCCGCGTCGCTGCTGCTCACCGAGGACGGCTGGGTGGCGCCGCGCGACGACGGCCGCACCGACCTGTACGTCTTCGCGTACGGGCACGACCACGCCGAGGCCGTCCGGGCGCTGTACGCCGTGTCGGGCCGGCAGCCCGTGCTGCCCCGGTGGGCGCTCGGCAACTGGTGGAGCCGGTACCACCGCTACACGGCGGACGAGTACGTGGCGCTGCTCGACCGGTTCCGGGACGCGGGTGTGCCGTTCTCCGTCGCCGTGCTCGACATGGACTGGCACGTCACCGACGTCGACCCGGCGATCGGCAGCGGCTGGACGGGCTACTCCTGGGACCGGGACCTGTTCCCCGACCCCGCGGCGTTCCTGGCCGAGGTCCACGCCCGGGGCCTGCGGGTGACGCTCAACGTGCACCCCGCGGACGGCATCGGCCCGCACGAGGAGGTCTACGGCGCGATGTGCGCGGCCCTGGGCCTGGACGCGTCGGCGGGCGACCCCGTCGCGTTCGACGTCACCGACGAGGCGTTCCTCACGGCGTACCTCGAGGTGCTGCACCGTGGGCTGGAGGACGAGGGCGTCGACTTCTGGTGGATCGACTGGCAGCAGGGGCCGCACTCGCGCATCGCGGGCATCGACCCGCTGTGGATGCTCAACCACTTCCACTTCCTGGACAACGCGCGCGGGGGGCGCCGCCCGCTGACGTTCTCGCGGTACGCCGGCCCGGGGTCGCACCGCTACCCGGTGGGGTTCTCCGGCGACGCCGTCGTGTCGTGGGCCTCCCTGGCCTTCCAGCCGCACTTCACGGCGGCGGCGGCCAACATCGGGTACGGCTGGTGGAGCCACGACATCGGCGGGCACATGTTCGGCGCGAAGGACGACGAGCTCGCGACGCGGTGGGTGCAGCTCGGCACGTTCTCGCCCGTCCTGCGGCTGCACTCGTCGAACAACCCGTTCCTCACCAAGGAGCCGTGGTCGTTCGGCCCTGAGCACGCCGCGGTGCAGACCGAGTTCCTGCGCCTGCGGCACCGTCTGGTGCCGTACCTGCACACGATGAACCACCGCGCCGCGCGCGACGGCGTGCCGCTGGTGACGCCGATGTACCACCGGTGGTCGCGAGACGCGGAGGCGTACGACGTGCCGGGCCAGTTCCTGTTCGGCTCGGAGCTGCTGGTGGCCCCGGTGACCTCGCCGCGGGACCGGGAGTCGGCGACCGCGTCGGTGCGCACCTGGTTGCCGGACGGCGTGTGGGTCGACGTGCTCACGGGGCTGGCGTACGACGGCGGCCGCGAGGTGGTGATGCACCGCGACCTCGCGTCCGTCCCCGTGCTCGCGCCGGCCGGGGCGGTCGTGCCGCTCGACGCCGCCGCCGTGCCCGGCGACGACCCGGTCGAGCCGGCCGCGCTCGAGGTGCTCGTCGTCGTGGGGGCCGACGGCGCGTTCACGATGGTCGAGGACGACGGCACGGGGGACGGGCTCGACGAGGAGCGCGTCGCGCGCACACCGCTCGTGTGGGACCAGGCGGCCGGTGTGCTGACGGTCGGGCCCGTGGCCGGTGCGGACCGCTTCCTGCCGGCGACGCGGACGTGGACGGCGACGTTCGTGTCGGTCGCGGACGGCGTCGCACCCGTCGCCACCGTCGAGGGGGCCGGCGTGGACCCCGTCGTCGCACGCACCGCGGAGGGTCACCTGCGCGTGACGGTCGGTGACGTGCCCGTCGGCGCGGTCCTGCGCGTCGGGCTCGGTGCCACGCCGCGGCTGCGGCCGAACGACGTCGCCACCCGCCTGCACCGGCTGCTCGACGCCGCGCAGGTCGGGTACGAGCTCAAGCGCCGGGTGCTGGAGGTGCTGACGGCCGACCGTCCACTGCACGTGCGGCTCTCGCACCTGGCGGCCCTCGGCGCACCGGCGACGCTGCGGGCCGCCGTGGAGGAGGTCGTGCTCGCGCGCGCGTCCTGAGGCGTCCCGCCGCCGCTCGTAGGGTGGCGTGGTGGACGAGTACGCGATGACCGGGTTCCGGGTGCGCGAGCACCGCGTCGAGGTGCCGGTGGACCGGGCCGACCCGCACCGGTTCGGCTCGATCGAGGTCTTCGCCCGTGAGGTCGTCGACCCCGAGCGCGACGGTGAGGACCTGCCGCTGCTGCTGTTCCTGCAGGGCGGGCCGGGCGGCATGGGGCCGCGTCCGACGCCCGGCGGCGGGTGGTGGGCGACGGCGCTGCGCACCCACCGCGTGGTCCTGCTCGACCAGCGCGGGACGGGCCGGTCGTCGCGCGTGGAGGGGTCGGACGTCGCGGTGTTCGGCGACGCCCGGACGGCCGCGGACCACCTGGCGTGCTTCCGCGCGGACGCGATCGTCGAGGACGCGGAGCACCTGCGGCGCACCGTGTACGGGGGACGACGCTGGACGACGCTCGGGCAGTCCTACGGCGGGTTCGTCACGCTCACGTACCTGTCGCGGCACCCCGAGGCGCTGGAGGCGTGCTGGATCACGGGTGGCCTGCCGCCCGTCGGCGCCACGGCCGAGGACGTGTACGCCGCGACGTACCCGCGCCAGCTCGCGCGCAACCGCGCGCTGCACCGCGCCTTCCCCGACGACGTCGACCTGCTGGGACGGATCGCCGACCGGGTGGCGGCGGGCGACGTCGTGCTGCCGACGGGCGACACGCTGACGGTCGAGCGCCTGCAGACGCTCGGGATGCCGCTGGGCATGAGCACCGGCGTCGACGACCTGCACTGGCTCCTCGACACGGCGCTGGACCGCCGCGGCGAGCCCGCGCGCGGGTTCCTCGCCCAGGTGGCGTCGCGCACCGGCTTCGACACCAACCCGCTGTACGCGGTGCTGCAGGAGGTCATCTACCACTGCGGGCACCGTCGCCCCGGGTGGGCGGCCGCCGCCGAGCACGCGCGGCACCCCGCGTTCGCCGGCGACGCCCGGCCGCTGCTGCTGACCGGCGAGGCCGTGTACCCGTGGATGTACGAGCAGGTCGCTGCACTGCGGCCGTTCGCGGCGGTGGCCGAGGAGCTCGCGTCCCGCACGGACTGGCCCGAGCTCTACGACGCCGAGCGCCTCGCCGCCAACGAGGTCCCCGTCGCGGCCGTGCAGTACTACGACGACCCGTACGTGGACCTGGACCTGGCCCTGCGCACCGCCGACGGCCTCGGCAACGCCCAGGTGTGGATCACCAACGAGCACCTGCACGACGGCCTGCGCGTCGCGGGCGACACGATCCTGCCGCGGCTGCGCGACCTGACGTCGGGGCGCTGGACGGTCACCTCCCGCTGACCAACCGGGGGCCGACCCCCGCGCCGTGACTGGATG contains:
- a CDS encoding glycoside hydrolase family 31 protein, whose amino-acid sequence is MVLPTLPTHPVADPAAVVQGEHYRITVLTDGLLRIEHSPDGVFEDSASTFALHRRQPVPEFRVVDQGTHLEVVTRRLRLTYDKGPFTTSGLSVAVLGAITTWHSVWRYGQDDDGRNLGGTARTLDEADGAVPLEPGVAGRHGYAVVDDSASLLLTEDGWVAPRDDGRTDLYVFAYGHDHAEAVRALYAVSGRQPVLPRWALGNWWSRYHRYTADEYVALLDRFRDAGVPFSVAVLDMDWHVTDVDPAIGSGWTGYSWDRDLFPDPAAFLAEVHARGLRVTLNVHPADGIGPHEEVYGAMCAALGLDASAGDPVAFDVTDEAFLTAYLEVLHRGLEDEGVDFWWIDWQQGPHSRIAGIDPLWMLNHFHFLDNARGGRRPLTFSRYAGPGSHRYPVGFSGDAVVSWASLAFQPHFTAAAANIGYGWWSHDIGGHMFGAKDDELATRWVQLGTFSPVLRLHSSNNPFLTKEPWSFGPEHAAVQTEFLRLRHRLVPYLHTMNHRAARDGVPLVTPMYHRWSRDAEAYDVPGQFLFGSELLVAPVTSPRDRESATASVRTWLPDGVWVDVLTGLAYDGGREVVMHRDLASVPVLAPAGAVVPLDAAAVPGDDPVEPAALEVLVVVGADGAFTMVEDDGTGDGLDEERVARTPLVWDQAAGVLTVGPVAGADRFLPATRTWTATFVSVADGVAPVATVEGAGVDPVVARTAEGHLRVTVGDVPVGAVLRVGLGATPRLRPNDVATRLHRLLDAAQVGYELKRRVLEVLTADRPLHVRLSHLAALGAPATLRAAVEEVVLARAS
- a CDS encoding alpha/beta fold hydrolase, with translation MTGFRVREHRVEVPVDRADPHRFGSIEVFAREVVDPERDGEDLPLLLFLQGGPGGMGPRPTPGGGWWATALRTHRVVLLDQRGTGRSSRVEGSDVAVFGDARTAADHLACFRADAIVEDAEHLRRTVYGGRRWTTLGQSYGGFVTLTYLSRHPEALEACWITGGLPPVGATAEDVYAATYPRQLARNRALHRAFPDDVDLLGRIADRVAAGDVVLPTGDTLTVERLQTLGMPLGMSTGVDDLHWLLDTALDRRGEPARGFLAQVASRTGFDTNPLYAVLQEVIYHCGHRRPGWAAAAEHARHPAFAGDARPLLLTGEAVYPWMYEQVAALRPFAAVAEELASRTDWPELYDAERLAANEVPVAAVQYYDDPYVDLDLALRTADGLGNAQVWITNEHLHDGLRVAGDTILPRLRDLTSGRWTVTSR
- a CDS encoding nitroreductase family deazaflavin-dependent oxidoreductase, which produces MPLTGEYAPSPSDWARKQAELYESSGGTEGTTLDGRPVIILTTLGAKSGKLRKTPLMRVEHEGEYAVVASKGGTPENPTWFHNITAHPRVELQDGAVRKDYDARLVTGDERARWWQRAVATWPAYDEYQAKTDREIPVFVLTPVEG
- a CDS encoding SPFH domain-containing protein; the protein is MFDFVQDGATILAVGALIIAFVAVVALITKRIRRVPPNEALIIVGRGAGRGSAADAGQRVVVGGRVFVWPVLQQGFPISLEQRQIGITVEGVDKNRIKLAIKASINFKVRGDEEGVRRAAQRFLSQQATLTDVIRESLEGSLRAIIGDMTIEQIISDRKSLQDAVVASTKTDLAEQGLQVDLLNISDISTPGSDYLSNLGRAEAARARQVAEVKEAEAQQVSEFAQIQAMEQIAERQRDLALKQATIKAETDKANAEANAAGQLARAEQDKLVALQERDALAEKAKVTEEQLDIDVRKPAEASAYAAVQQANAERDAANAAAEADAYRRMKVAEANKIATVQDAEAAAEATIRAGNAERDRQLAEAKALEALGLARAAAARAEGLAQAEATHAQAEALREQGEAVLAQQVIALLPEIVRAAAEPIGSIDQLTVVSTDGASAMTRTVGQVLGEGQEVIKSLTGLDLSSLVSSIAQQAVGTNGSSRHTS